In a single window of the Neoarius graeffei isolate fNeoGra1 chromosome 28, fNeoGra1.pri, whole genome shotgun sequence genome:
- the LOC132875821 gene encoding interaptin-like — translation MLHNNSNIKPAVLVVIHYTFDTECVVPDSSRAVNRKNTIVADCLFHEDIGLLQCPKNRESLSKIITAIKSQVKGRCTKLNKQEEGVTSETYKYLVHITGKTLNAHVDILNHLNKQIRLQAVSTEEECDFILVFCPVVSRAGTDIEAAVKMLHNNSNNKPAVLVVLHYTFEPECVVPDSSRAVNRKNMIVADCLFHEDIGLLKCPKNHESLSKIITAIKSQVKGRCTELNTQEGGVTSATELRNRDKTNKEKDRLPEETRERERTQHNRDQQPNLKYEHLQEAQTKVEKLEKRFEEWQNEISKGKEELEDLKKCLENNEKILSEKDTELVKKNENLQNATDEIERKNSKLKTLRQDLQNKENEVQNMKNELEGKKQQIQDKDKLLHENTQALEEKDTQLRQIKTELEEMRKKLKESQRHMEEKNTKLEEKDRLLREVKEELGKSNLTLEENQTQVKDRERQLEDMGKELETSKTKLLEREKQLQEKDRDLVENAQTLQIKVEALEEKDTQLRQVKTELEETSKKLEESQQHVEEKNTQLENMNKLLSEKETQLKTDKELETSKNKLQTLGEELQDKKRQQEQMIVVEQQKTELAEKNKQLEEKERLVTERETQLMEKDKQLQEKDKTLEENDTLPREVKEELGKANRMSEENQTQMKDKDRDRKLENMGKEPETSKQNLMEKEKQTQEKDRPLAETLEQKGAQCKQEEEEEATIGPGELPGTKCHFELEDKSHENKNQEIKIQTENQNTKVNNENLTQEEATVSKDRNIEFEKTAEEPQERENAVQLHQQQELNDTQLQVEGVEKNVEKHKELNEKNEHQKVQDTQLKEKETVRNEQVETNKKSRSEAGAVLNKEINVTDKQQALEEPEVKEANLAETKTEQEESDTQLNKKDRPQVVNTQLHMKNEADEKQDPLPSEGEDDPLDAETPSSEIATELKRDESHFC, via the exons AAACCTATAAGTATTTGGTTCATATAACTGGAAAGACACTGAATGCCCATGTGGATATCCTCAATCACCTTAATAAACAAATACGACTGCAGGCGGTGTCTACAGAGGAAGAGTGTGACTTCATTCTGGTTTTCTGCCCTGTTGTGTCACGAGCTGGAACTGACATTGAAGCAGCAGTGAAAATGCTGCACAATAATTCAA ATAACAAACCTGCTGTCCTGGTGGTGCTCCATTACACGTTTGAACCAGAGTGTGTTGTACCAGACAGCAGCAGAGCTGTAAACAGAAAGAATATGATTGTAGCTGACTGTCTGTTCCATGAAGATATTGGATTACTGAAGTGTCCTAAGAATCATGAATCACTGTCCAAAATCATAACTGCTATTAAATCTCAG GTGAAAGGACGATGTACAGAACTGAACACGCAAGAAGGTGGTGTAACATCAG CTACAGAACTGAGAAACAGAGATAAAACCAACAAGGAAAAAGACAGACTTCCTGAAGAAACAAGAGAAAGAGAAAGGACTCAACACAACAGAGATCAACAGCCGAACCTGAAATACGAACACTTACAGGAGGCACAAACAAAAGTGGAGAAACTGGAGAAAAGGTTTGAGGAGTGGCAGAACGAAATATCTAAGGGAAAGGAAGAGCTggaagatttaaaaaaatgtcTCGAGAATAATGAGAAGATTCTTTCTGAGAAAGATACAGAGTTagtgaaaaaaaatgaaaaccTTCAAAATGCCACTGATGAGATAGAGAGGAAAAACTCAAAACTGAAAACACTGCGACAAGATCTGCAGAACAAGGAGAATGAAGTACAGAATATGAAAAATGAGTTAGAAGGAAAAAAGCAACAGATTCAGGACAAAGATAAACTTCTGCATGAAAATACACAAGCACTGGAAGAGAAGGACACACAGCTCAGACAGATAAAAACTGAATTGGAGGAAATGAGAAAGAAATTAAAAGAGAGTCAGAGACACATGGAGGAGAAAAACACAAAACTAGAAGAGAAGGACAGACTGCTCAGGGAggtcaaagaagaattgggaaaaTCAAACTTGACATTAGAAGAGAATCAGACACAggtgaaagacagagagagacaactGGAGGACATGGGGAAAGAACTGGAAACCAGTAAAACCAAACTACTAGAAAGAGAGAAACAACTtcaagagaaagacagagatcTGGTTGAAAATGCACAAACACTGCAGATAAAAGTTGAAGCATTGGAAGAGAAGGACACACAGCTCAGACAGGTAAAAACTGAATTGGAGGAAACAAGTAAGAAGTTAGAAGAGAGTCAGCAGCACGTGGAGGAGAAAAACACACAACTGGAGAATATGAACAAACTGCTGAGTGAGAAAGAAACCCAGCTGAAGACAGATAAAGAGTTGGAAACCAGTAAAAATAAactgcagacactgggagaggaGCTGCAGGATAAGAAGAGACAACAGGAGCAGATGATCGTAGTGGAGCAACAGAAAACTGAGTtagcagaaaaaaacaaacagcttgaagagaaagagagacttgtaactgagagagagacacagctgATGGAAAAAGACAAACAGCTTCAGGAGAAAGACAAAACACTGGAAGAGAATGACACACTGCCCAGGGAGGTTAAAGAAGAATTGGGAAAAGCAAATAGGATGTCAGAAGAAAATCAGACACAGATGAAagacaaagacagagacagaAAACTGGAGAACATGGGGAAAGAGCCAGAAACCAGTAAACAAAACCTGATGGAAAAAGAGAAGCAGACTCAGGAGAAAGACAGACCTCTGGCTGAGACACTGGAACAGAAGGGCGCTCAGTGCAAACAG gaggaagaagaagaagcaaccaTAG GGCCTGGAGAATTACCTGGGACAAAATGTCATTTCGAATTAGAGGATaaatcacatgaaaataaaaacCAAGAGATTAAAATTCAAACAGAGAATCAAAATACAAAAGTGAACAATGAGAATCTCACCCAAGAGGAAGCCACTGTATCCAAAGACAGAAATATAGaattcgagaaaacagctgaagaGCCACAGGAGAGAGAAAATGCTGTACAACTGCATCAGCAACAAGAACTGAATGATACACAGCTACAAGTGGAGGGTGTGGAGAAAAATGTGGAGAAGCATAAAGAATTAAACGAGAAAAATGAGCATCAGAAGGTTCAAGACACAcagctgaaagaaaaagaaacagttCGAAATGAACAAGTAGAGACAAATAAAAAGAGTCGTTCTGAGGCAGGTGCAGTGTTAAATAaagaaattaatgttactgataaACAACAAGCACTTGAAGAGCCTGAAGTGAAAGAGGCTAATTTGGCTGAGACTAAGACAGAACAAGAGGAAAGTGACACACAGCTTAACAAGAAAGATAGACCTCAGGTGGTCAATACACAACTTCACATGAAGAATGAAGCAGATGAAAAGCAGGACCCGCTGCCGAGTGAGGGAGAAGATGACCCTCTTGATGCAGAAACGCCCTCCAGTGAGATCGCCACCGAACTCAAAAGGGATGAATCTCATTTCTGTTAA